A genomic stretch from Canis lupus baileyi chromosome 3, mCanLup2.hap1, whole genome shotgun sequence includes:
- the LOC140626391 gene encoding uncharacterized protein: MNAKITKTPTGSLQQQRPTRPGASTAPVPPRPGPMVQPSRSGSGVAPSRPGAAPSRPGTVAPSRPGTATPSRPGTAAPSRPGASEQPENTGPRMQQDAASRIPKGQEKSSIQQRAEGRAKVPLKFRDSFKRFFFSPKGILKILRLGLILGALICFIIAKAYEPYIAITVLEMCIVLFFILIYMLTLHHLLVFLDWPLLDLINSIITAMFLLIVAILAMQEMERRHLFYVGGIQCLMAAMVCILDAMLATKTMREKIKRFLGIELDTNASLLLEPIPEKAQGTKSFWTLFSKAPTPAPVKADTPAPGKAPAKTGTPAPAKAPEKAPAKAGTPAPAKAASQASTKAPAKTGTPAPAKAPAKAPAKAATQAPTKAPAKTPTSDSRRTPTQVSSMVSSRPSSGPASSVPSSRPSLRTPART, translated from the exons ATGAATGCCAAAATCACCAAGacccccacagggagcttgcaaCAGCAGCGTCCCACACGCCCAGGAGCTTCCACAGCTCCGGTGccaccacgccctgggccgatggTGCAACCCTCACGCTCTGGGTCGGGGGTGGCGCCCTCTCGCCCTGGGGCAGCGCCCTCTCGCCCTGGGACCGTGGCGCCCTCTCGCCCAGGGACGGCGACGCCCTCTCGCCCAGGGACGGCGGCACCCTCTCGCCCAGGGGCATCCGAGCAACCGGAGAATACAGGACCCAGGATGCAGCAGGATGCAGCCTCAAGGATACCCAAGGGCCAAGAGAAGTCCTCCATCCAACAGCGTGCTGAAGGACGGGCCAAAGTCCCGCTCAAATTCAGGGACAGCTTCAAGCGTTTTTTCTTCTCGCCCAAGGGGATATTGAAGATCCTGAGGCTG GGTCTTATCCTAGGAGCATTAATTTGTTTCATCATTGCCAAAGCCTATGAGCCGTATATAGCCATCACAGTTCTGGAAATGTGCAtcgttcttttttttattctaatatatatgCTAACCCTTCACCACTTGCTGGTTTTTTTAGATTGGCCCTTACTT GATCTTATCAACAGTATCATTACAGCTATGTTCCTTTTAATAGTTGCCATCTTGGCGAtgcaagaaatggaaagaaggcaTTTATTCTATGTTGGAGGG ATCCAGTGTCTCATGGCGGCAATGGTGTGTATCCTGGATGCGATGCTGGCCACCAAGACCatgagggagaaaataaaaagattcctgGGAATCGAATTAGACACCAATGCCTCCCTGCTCCTGGAACCCATCCCTGAAAAAGCACAGGGAACCAAGTCATTCTGGACGCTATTCTCGAAAGCACCCACACCGGCACCCGTGAAAGCAGACACACCGGCACCTGGGAAAGCACCTGCGAAAACAGGCACGCCGGCACCCGCGAAAGCACCTGAGAAGGCACCCGCAAAAGCGGGCACGCCGGCACCCGCGAAAGCAGCCTCGCAGGCATCCACGAAAGCACCTGCGAAAACAGGCACGCCGGCACCCGCGAAAGCACCTGCGAAAGCACCCGCGAAAGCAGCCACGCAGGCACCCACGAAAGCACCCGCGAAAACCCCCACCTCGGACTCCAGGCGCacacccacccaggtgtcctcaatGGTATCCTCGCGGCCATCCTCGGGGCCCGCATCCTCGGTGCCATCTTCGCGGCCATCCTTGCGGACACCCGCACGGACATAA